From Streptomyces sp. NBC_00683, one genomic window encodes:
- a CDS encoding DsbA family protein, producing the protein MSDKNHEPKRAARDRLVQQRELDRARERRRRTLIVATAVVGVLALAAVIGLIAANAGKNDTDSEAGPAVTPSGATGKDGLALQVGADDAPSTLTIWEDFRCPVCAQFEEAFRGTIAELADSGQIKVEYHLATIIDGNLGGSGSLRAANAAACAQDVGKFAPYHDVLYRNQPPETDDAFGENSKLIELAGTVDGLDTPAFRSCVEDGTHDSWVEKSNKAFGEGGFQGTPTALLNGESIFPKKGDEQISVANLKKWVAEANKGKEPGTVGATPSGSEPS; encoded by the coding sequence GTGAGCGACAAGAACCATGAGCCAAAGAGAGCCGCGCGCGACCGGCTCGTACAGCAGCGTGAGCTGGACCGGGCGCGGGAGCGCCGCAGGCGCACGCTGATCGTCGCGACCGCCGTGGTGGGCGTGCTGGCGCTGGCTGCCGTGATCGGCCTGATCGCCGCCAACGCGGGCAAGAACGACACGGACAGCGAGGCCGGACCCGCGGTCACCCCGTCCGGGGCGACGGGCAAGGACGGTCTGGCCCTCCAGGTCGGAGCGGATGACGCGCCGTCCACGCTCACGATCTGGGAGGACTTCCGCTGCCCCGTCTGCGCCCAGTTCGAGGAGGCCTTCCGGGGCACCATCGCGGAGCTCGCCGACAGCGGCCAGATCAAGGTGGAGTACCACCTGGCCACGATCATCGACGGCAACCTCGGCGGCAGCGGATCGCTGCGGGCCGCCAATGCCGCGGCCTGCGCCCAGGACGTCGGCAAATTCGCCCCGTACCACGACGTGCTCTACCGCAATCAGCCGCCGGAGACCGACGACGCCTTCGGCGAGAACAGCAAGCTGATCGAGCTCGCCGGCACCGTGGACGGACTGGACACGCCCGCCTTCCGCAGCTGTGTGGAGGACGGCACGCACGACAGCTGGGTCGAGAAGTCGAACAAAGCCTTCGGTGAGGGCGGGTTCCAGGGGACTCCGACCGCGCTGCTCAACGGTGAGTCGATCTTCCCGAAGAAGGGGGACGAGCAGATCTCCGTGGCGAATCTCAAGAAGTGGGTGGCGGAGGCCAACAAGGGCAAGGAACCGGGCACGGTCGGGGCGACGCCCTCGGGCTCCGAGCCGTCCTGA
- the lgt gene encoding prolipoprotein diacylglyceryl transferase, translated as MNLAFIPSPSTGVIELGPIPLRGYAFCIIIGVFVAVWFGNKRWIARGGRAGTVADIAVWAVPFGLVGGRLYHVVTDYQLYFSDGENWVDAFKIWEGGLGIWGAIALGAVGAWIGCRRRGIPLPAWADALAPGIALAQAIGRWGNWFNQELYGKRTDLPWAVEISEGPNRVAGTYHPTFLYESLWCIGVALLVVWADRRFKLGHGRAFALYVAAYCTGRAWIEYMRVDEAHHVLGLRLNVWTAIIVFVLAVTYFVISAKLRPGREEIVEPAAVDLSKDSGKDSGTADSAEGADSPEAADTSDPADAPEAQAKESEGDDAPQTADKS; from the coding sequence ATGAACCTTGCCTTCATTCCCAGCCCGTCGACCGGCGTGATCGAGCTCGGCCCGATCCCGCTCCGCGGCTACGCGTTCTGCATCATCATCGGTGTCTTCGTCGCCGTCTGGTTCGGCAACAAGCGCTGGATCGCCCGCGGCGGCCGAGCCGGCACCGTTGCCGACATCGCCGTCTGGGCCGTGCCCTTCGGCCTCGTCGGCGGCAGGCTCTACCACGTCGTCACCGACTACCAGCTGTACTTCAGCGACGGTGAGAACTGGGTCGACGCCTTCAAGATCTGGGAAGGCGGCCTCGGTATCTGGGGCGCGATCGCGCTCGGCGCCGTCGGTGCCTGGATCGGCTGCCGCCGCCGCGGAATCCCGCTGCCCGCCTGGGCCGACGCGCTCGCACCCGGTATCGCCCTCGCCCAGGCGATCGGCCGCTGGGGCAACTGGTTCAACCAGGAGCTGTACGGCAAGCGGACGGACCTGCCGTGGGCGGTGGAGATCAGCGAAGGCCCCAACCGGGTGGCGGGCACCTACCACCCGACCTTCCTGTACGAGTCGCTGTGGTGCATCGGTGTCGCGCTCCTGGTCGTCTGGGCGGACCGCCGGTTCAAGCTCGGACACGGACGGGCGTTCGCGCTGTACGTGGCGGCCTACTGCACGGGCCGTGCCTGGATCGAGTACATGCGCGTCGACGAGGCGCACCACGTCCTGGGACTGCGGCTCAACGTGTGGACCGCGATCATCGTCTTCGTCCTCGCGGTGACGTACTTCGTGATCTCGGCGAAGCTGCGCCCCGGACGCGAGGAGATCGTCGAACCGGCCGCGGTGGACCTGTCCAAGGACAGCGGCAAGGACAGCGGGACCGCTGACTCCGCCGAGGGCGCCGACAGCCCCGAGGCCGCCGACACGTCCGACCCCGCCGACGCCCCCGAAGCGCAGGCGAAGGAGTCCGAGGGCGACGACGCCCCGCAGACGGCCGACAAGAGCTGA
- a CDS encoding HpcH/HpaI aldolase/citrate lyase family protein produces the protein MSTRAVALTWLYVPGDRPEVVRKALRSGAHVVIVDLEDAVAPDRKEYARAATAELLTDPGTADAVPVHVRVHGEDDVKALAGLPGLSGMRLPKITHAASVHHVAALAPGVALYPLLESAMAIEHAYSIASAHHDVRGVALGEADLRADLGVRDDAGLDWPRSRLVVAARAAGLDPPAMSVFTDVKDLSGLRSSCAHGRDLGLLGRAAIHPRQLPVIERAFRPTSREVEAAEQIVEASRAQAGAMALPDGRFVDAAVVATAQRTLALAGRVA, from the coding sequence GTGAGCACCAGGGCGGTCGCGCTGACCTGGCTGTACGTGCCCGGGGACCGCCCGGAGGTGGTCCGCAAGGCGCTCCGCTCGGGCGCGCACGTGGTGATCGTCGACCTGGAGGACGCGGTCGCGCCGGACCGCAAGGAGTACGCGCGTGCGGCGACCGCGGAACTGCTCACCGATCCCGGTACGGCCGACGCCGTACCGGTCCATGTCCGGGTCCACGGCGAGGACGACGTCAAGGCTCTCGCAGGGCTTCCCGGCCTGTCCGGGATGCGGCTTCCCAAGATCACCCATGCGGCTTCGGTGCACCACGTCGCGGCGCTGGCGCCGGGGGTCGCGCTGTATCCGCTGCTGGAGTCGGCCATGGCGATCGAGCACGCGTACTCGATCGCCAGCGCCCATCACGACGTGCGGGGTGTGGCACTGGGCGAGGCGGATCTCAGGGCCGACCTGGGGGTGCGGGACGATGCCGGGCTCGACTGGCCGCGCAGCCGTCTCGTGGTCGCGGCACGGGCGGCGGGGCTCGATCCGCCCGCCATGTCGGTGTTCACGGACGTCAAGGACCTGTCCGGGCTGCGGTCGTCCTGTGCGCACGGGCGGGACCTGGGACTGCTCGGACGTGCGGCGATCCATCCCCGGCAGCTGCCCGTCATCGAGCGGGCGTTCCGGCCGACATCGCGGGAGGTCGAGGCCGCGGAGCAGATCGTGGAGGCGTCGCGGGCACAGGCGGGGGCGATGGCGCTGCCTGACGGGAGGTTCGTCGACGCGGCGGTGGTGGCCACCGCGCAGAGGACCCTGGCGCTGGCGGGACGCGTGGCGTGA
- a CDS encoding CaiB/BaiF CoA transferase family protein → MSTTTAPLAGLRVLDIATLFAGPLAATMLGDFGAEVIKVEHPRKPDPSRGHGPAKDGVGLWWKLLGRNKRTLTLDLSSPGGRDVLLRLAADTDVIIENFRPGTLERWGLGWEELRAVNPRLVLARVTGFGQFGPYAHRPGFGTLAEAMSGFAAVTGEPDGPPTLPPFGLADSIAALATAYAVMTALAGRDRTGAGQVVDMAIIEPILTVLGPQPLWYDQLGYVQPRTGNRSRNNAPRNTYRTSDGHWVAVSTSAQSVAERVMRLVGRPDLIDEPWFAAGTTRAEHADELDEAVGHWIARRTREEAVSAFEKAEAAIAPIQDVRDVMEDPQYRALGTITEVDDPELGPLRMQNVLFRLSETPGEIRWAGRPHGADTDEILAGLGLSAPSIAALRDEGAL, encoded by the coding sequence ATGAGTACGACGACCGCACCTCTCGCCGGCCTGCGGGTCCTGGACATCGCCACCCTGTTCGCCGGACCGCTCGCGGCCACGATGCTCGGCGACTTCGGCGCCGAGGTCATCAAGGTCGAGCATCCGCGCAAGCCCGACCCGTCGCGCGGGCACGGTCCCGCGAAGGACGGGGTGGGCCTGTGGTGGAAGCTGCTCGGCCGCAACAAGCGCACCCTGACGCTCGACCTGTCCAGCCCCGGCGGGCGGGACGTGCTCCTGCGGCTGGCGGCGGACACCGACGTGATCATCGAGAACTTCCGGCCGGGGACACTGGAGCGCTGGGGCCTGGGCTGGGAGGAACTGCGCGCCGTCAATCCGCGGCTGGTACTGGCCCGGGTCACCGGCTTCGGCCAGTTCGGCCCGTACGCGCACCGGCCGGGCTTCGGCACACTCGCGGAGGCGATGAGCGGCTTCGCCGCCGTGACCGGTGAGCCGGACGGGCCGCCGACCCTGCCGCCGTTCGGGCTCGCCGACTCGATCGCGGCACTCGCGACGGCGTACGCGGTGATGACTGCCCTGGCGGGGCGCGACCGCACCGGCGCGGGACAGGTGGTCGACATGGCGATCATCGAGCCGATCCTGACGGTCCTGGGGCCGCAGCCGCTCTGGTACGACCAGCTGGGCTACGTCCAGCCGCGTACGGGGAACCGCTCCCGCAACAACGCCCCGCGCAACACCTACCGGACCTCCGACGGCCACTGGGTCGCCGTCTCGACCTCGGCCCAGTCGGTCGCCGAGCGCGTGATGCGGCTGGTGGGCCGCCCGGACCTGATCGACGAACCGTGGTTCGCCGCCGGGACCACGCGCGCCGAGCACGCCGACGAACTCGACGAGGCCGTCGGCCACTGGATCGCCCGGCGCACCCGGGAGGAGGCTGTGTCGGCGTTCGAGAAGGCAGAGGCCGCGATCGCTCCGATCCAGGACGTACGGGACGTGATGGAGGATCCGCAGTACCGGGCGCTGGGCACGATCACCGAGGTCGACGACCCCGAGCTGGGGCCGCTACGGATGCAGAACGTGCTGTTCCGGCTCTCGGAGACGCCCGGGGAGATCCGCTGGGCCGGGCGGCCGCACGGCGCGGACACGGACGAGATCCTGGCGGGGCTCGGCCTGTCGGCCCCGAGCATCGCGGCCCTGCGGGACGAGGGGGCGCTGTGA
- the rbsK gene encoding ribokinase has translation MTAIAVLGSTNMDLVTYVARAPALGETVTGRELRTVPGGKGANQAVAAARAGGEVVMIGAVGTDEFGSRLRTNLEHAGVDTDLLHTAAGPSGTAHIVVDDEGANAIVVIPGANGTVTTLGPGEHAAIAAAGLLLLQLELPLSAVTEAARAAKARGVRTVLTPSPVQPLPSELLDAVDLLIPNEHEAAALSGCDEPHAAAQILLRQVPEVVITLGRKGCLYATRGGEAVLFPAPEVTAVDTTGAGDTFVGTLAVALGEGRAVPEALAWASSAAALCVQRPGASTSMPYRSEIDAA, from the coding sequence ATGACAGCGATCGCGGTGCTCGGCAGCACCAACATGGACCTAGTCACCTACGTCGCCCGGGCGCCCGCGCTCGGGGAGACCGTCACCGGACGGGAGCTGCGGACCGTGCCCGGCGGCAAAGGGGCCAATCAGGCCGTCGCCGCTGCCCGCGCGGGCGGTGAGGTGGTGATGATCGGCGCGGTCGGGACCGACGAGTTCGGCTCACGGCTGCGGACGAATCTGGAGCACGCGGGCGTGGACACGGACCTGCTGCACACGGCCGCAGGTCCCAGCGGCACCGCCCACATCGTCGTCGACGACGAGGGCGCGAACGCGATCGTGGTGATTCCCGGTGCCAACGGCACCGTCACCACGCTCGGCCCGGGAGAGCACGCCGCCATCGCCGCCGCGGGTCTGCTGCTCCTCCAGCTGGAACTCCCGCTCTCCGCGGTGACCGAGGCCGCGCGGGCCGCGAAGGCCCGGGGTGTACGGACGGTCCTCACCCCCTCCCCCGTACAGCCGCTGCCGTCCGAACTCCTGGACGCCGTCGACCTGCTGATCCCCAATGAGCACGAGGCGGCGGCGCTCTCCGGATGCGACGAACCGCACGCGGCCGCGCAGATCCTGCTCCGGCAGGTCCCGGAGGTCGTGATCACGCTCGGCCGGAAGGGGTGCCTGTACGCGACCCGGGGAGGCGAAGCCGTCCTGTTCCCGGCGCCCGAGGTGACCGCCGTCGACACGACCGGTGCGGGTGACACGTTCGTCGGGACGCTGGCCGTGGCGCTCGGCGAGGGCCGGGCCGTCCCCGAGGCGCTGGCCTGGGCGTCCTCGGCCGCGGCGCTCTGCGTACAGAGACCCGGTGCCTCCACGTCCATGCCGTACCGCAGTGAGATCGATGCCGCATGA
- a CDS encoding ADP-ribosylglycohydrolase family protein gives MTVRLTWVQPEDLVGHELRQAAQDGRDARDIEERWYGSGGAPAPERAGASALPAAPRMRALAAQLLDELALLESPLSDVEPTDLAAIRDACPRWPAPRTRPVALGPERLHAAWLGRAAGCLLGKPVEKLPLAGIRSLAQATGNWPLTTWFTARGLPGELTAAYPWNRRSAATSLAENIDGMPEDDDLNHPLLTVLLLQRHGRAFGTTDLARLWLDELPAGRLFTAERIAYRNLLDGIEPPETARYRNPFREWIGAQIRADVHGWTHPADPAAAAEQAHRDAVLTHTANGVYGAMFTAAALAEAAGGETDVHGCLAAGLRVVPPRSRYAHAVRLGIASARAEPDFDTVVDRLHAAYGATHHWVHVLPNAAVLAAALTHADGDFGRSIGCAVSGGWDTDSNGATAGSLAGLLAGRPTALPDHWTAPLKNRLATSVPGFDSIGFDTLAELTHQEVCRP, from the coding sequence ATGACCGTACGGCTCACGTGGGTTCAGCCCGAGGACCTGGTCGGGCACGAGCTGCGGCAGGCGGCGCAGGACGGCCGGGACGCCCGGGACATCGAGGAGCGCTGGTACGGGTCCGGCGGCGCCCCCGCTCCGGAGCGCGCCGGTGCCTCGGCGCTTCCCGCGGCGCCCCGGATGCGCGCACTGGCCGCACAGCTGCTCGACGAACTCGCCCTGCTGGAGAGCCCGCTGTCCGACGTCGAGCCGACGGACCTGGCGGCGATCCGGGACGCCTGCCCCCGCTGGCCGGCCCCCCGCACCCGGCCCGTCGCTCTCGGACCCGAGCGGCTGCACGCGGCCTGGCTGGGCCGGGCCGCAGGCTGCCTGCTCGGCAAGCCCGTGGAGAAGCTGCCCCTCGCCGGTATCCGCTCCCTCGCGCAGGCCACCGGCAACTGGCCGCTCACCACCTGGTTCACGGCCCGTGGCCTGCCCGGCGAACTGACCGCCGCCTACCCCTGGAACCGCCGCTCGGCCGCCACCTCCCTCGCCGAGAACATCGACGGCATGCCGGAGGACGACGACCTCAACCACCCCCTGCTCACGGTGCTGCTGCTCCAGCGCCACGGACGCGCTTTCGGCACGACCGACCTCGCCCGGCTCTGGCTCGACGAACTCCCCGCCGGCCGGCTCTTCACCGCGGAGCGCATCGCGTACCGCAATCTCCTCGACGGCATCGAGCCGCCGGAGACCGCCCGCTACCGCAACCCCTTCCGCGAATGGATCGGCGCCCAGATCCGGGCCGATGTGCACGGCTGGACACACCCGGCCGACCCGGCCGCCGCCGCCGAGCAGGCGCACCGGGACGCGGTGCTCACCCACACGGCCAACGGGGTGTACGGGGCGATGTTCACCGCGGCCGCCCTCGCCGAGGCGGCCGGCGGCGAGACGGATGTGCACGGGTGTCTCGCGGCCGGACTGCGCGTGGTGCCGCCCCGTTCCCGGTACGCGCACGCGGTGCGCCTCGGGATCGCGAGCGCCCGTGCCGAACCGGACTTCGACACCGTCGTGGACCGGCTCCACGCCGCCTACGGGGCGACCCACCACTGGGTGCACGTCCTGCCCAACGCCGCGGTGCTCGCCGCCGCGCTCACCCACGCCGACGGCGACTTCGGCCGCTCCATCGGCTGCGCCGTGTCCGGCGGCTGGGACACCGACTCGAACGGTGCGACGGCCGGTTCGCTCGCGGGGCTTCTGGCCGGGCGGCCCACCGCGCTGCCCGACCACTGGACCGCCCCGCTGAAGAACCGGCTCGCCACATCCGTCCCCGGTTTCGACTCCATCGGCTTCGACACCCTCGCCGAACTGACCCACCAGGAGGTATGCCGCCCATGA
- a CDS encoding ADP-ribosylglycohydrolase family protein, protein MTPKTPAPSSAGTTTTTLTLDERITGALVGAAVGDALGGPVEGWTPEQIAERHGGRVNGIVGPWHGEAWRTARPIAPYHKGDGHVTDDTLMTHALVRVYGTVRDHLDAYSVADHLVPDLMSRPRWIPELEAEALPLQRIFLAEKWIVTRLHYGHADPREAGSGNIVNCGAAMYMAPVGLVNAAHPEAAYAEALDVAGAHQSSYGREAAGVLAAAVAAACAPDATPSSVVGTCLALAKDGTRAAIEAVCDVAAGYSDFESALVPLREAVAPFDTVGPDYRDPSLGARRPSRLHSIEELPVALGMLLVGGGDYRRTVLGSVNYGRDCDSIATMSGAIAGALHGEQAIPAAWVKTVADASRLDLHAPARVLTEVAREVFVRDTARRRAHESAFATLAGPR, encoded by the coding sequence ATGACACCCAAAACGCCCGCACCGTCCTCGGCAGGTACGACCACCACGACGCTCACCCTGGATGAGCGGATCACCGGCGCACTCGTCGGCGCCGCCGTCGGTGACGCACTCGGCGGCCCCGTCGAGGGCTGGACCCCGGAGCAGATCGCCGAGCGCCACGGCGGCCGGGTGAACGGCATCGTCGGCCCCTGGCACGGCGAAGCGTGGCGCACCGCGCGCCCCATCGCCCCGTACCACAAGGGCGACGGGCACGTCACCGACGACACCCTGATGACGCATGCGCTGGTGCGGGTCTACGGCACGGTACGCGATCACCTGGACGCGTACTCCGTGGCGGACCACCTCGTACCGGATCTGATGTCCCGTCCCCGCTGGATCCCGGAGCTGGAGGCGGAGGCGCTGCCGCTGCAGCGGATCTTCCTCGCGGAGAAGTGGATCGTCACGCGGCTGCACTACGGCCACGCCGACCCGCGCGAGGCGGGCTCGGGGAACATCGTGAACTGCGGGGCGGCGATGTACATGGCACCGGTCGGCCTGGTGAACGCCGCCCACCCCGAGGCCGCGTACGCGGAGGCGCTGGATGTCGCGGGGGCCCACCAGTCCTCGTACGGACGGGAGGCGGCCGGGGTCCTCGCCGCCGCGGTCGCCGCCGCCTGCGCCCCGGACGCCACGCCCTCCTCCGTCGTCGGAACCTGTCTGGCCCTGGCGAAGGACGGGACACGGGCGGCGATCGAGGCGGTGTGCGACGTGGCCGCCGGGTACAGCGACTTCGAGTCGGCGCTGGTGCCCCTGCGCGAGGCCGTGGCCCCCTTCGACACGGTGGGCCCCGACTACCGCGACCCCTCGCTCGGTGCCCGGCGGCCCTCCCGGCTGCACTCCATCGAGGAACTGCCGGTCGCGCTCGGCATGCTGCTCGTGGGCGGGGGCGACTACCGCCGCACGGTGCTCGGTTCGGTCAACTACGGCCGGGACTGCGACTCGATCGCGACGATGAGCGGCGCGATCGCGGGCGCGCTCCACGGCGAGCAGGCCATCCCCGCCGCCTGGGTGAAAACGGTCGCCGACGCCAGCCGCCTCGATCTGCACGCCCCGGCACGGGTCCTGACGGAGGTCGCCCGCGAGGTCTTCGTACGGGACACGGCGCGCCGCCGGGCCCACGAGTCGGCGTTCGCGACGCTGGCCGGCCCGCGATGA
- a CDS encoding ADP-ribosylglycohydrolase family protein has translation MTAAHGAAGGSSPIPGGASPTSGPTAPGHSAPGHSAPPDAAPHRVAIHIAAEPAARPPAGRQSAKGPRARTAPGRQARIEGLLLGLAAGDAAGWPAARHRAARMPEWTRRLTRELDTFAEQNATTTLPVPIALNQPPEPLRLGPSDDAEWAAFAARTVLAAAADHAPGLSPGHRMRDAIDRSWNALAAKVAAASARAPEVESAVLPLRARISVRAGLGNLAAGLRPPATGHDNPHYFDDAACVRAAVLAVVHPGDPIAAAGLAEFDARYTQDGDGVHGARAVAAAIAEALAGADVDAAVNAALEQLPEGTEIARNAVHAVRLAREFADETAGAFALVPVLEHQIVDHVYSYGIAAAETVPVALALATAARGDIAQAVPAAACLSRVADSAPALAGALTGALGGAGTIPAGWREACRTLAGCALPRLAGTDLIELAGLLAATEPATTGGQSRHDTQNARTVLGRYDHHDAHPG, from the coding sequence ATGACCGCCGCGCACGGGGCCGCCGGGGGCTCCTCGCCCATCCCGGGGGGCGCCTCGCCCACCTCCGGGCCCACGGCCCCGGGCCACTCGGCCCCGGGCCACTCGGCCCCGCCGGACGCGGCCCCCCACCGTGTCGCCATCCACATCGCGGCCGAGCCGGCCGCCCGTCCCCCTGCCGGCAGGCAGTCGGCCAAGGGCCCACGGGCGCGCACCGCACCCGGCCGGCAGGCCCGGATCGAGGGGCTGCTGCTCGGTCTGGCGGCCGGGGACGCCGCCGGGTGGCCCGCCGCGCGGCACCGGGCGGCGCGGATGCCCGAGTGGACCCGGCGGCTCACCCGGGAGCTGGACACCTTCGCCGAGCAGAACGCGACGACGACGCTGCCCGTACCCATCGCCCTCAATCAGCCGCCCGAGCCCCTCAGGCTCGGTCCGTCCGACGATGCCGAGTGGGCGGCGTTCGCCGCCCGGACGGTGCTGGCCGCCGCGGCCGACCACGCGCCAGGCCTCTCCCCCGGCCACCGGATGCGGGACGCGATCGACCGGTCCTGGAACGCCCTGGCCGCGAAGGTCGCCGCCGCGAGTGCCCGGGCGCCGGAGGTCGAGTCCGCCGTTCTTCCGCTCCGGGCCCGGATCTCCGTACGGGCCGGCCTCGGCAACCTCGCCGCCGGACTGCGCCCGCCCGCCACCGGGCACGACAACCCGCACTACTTCGACGACGCGGCCTGCGTCAGGGCCGCCGTCCTCGCGGTCGTGCACCCGGGCGATCCCATCGCGGCGGCCGGACTCGCCGAATTCGACGCCCGGTACACGCAGGACGGCGACGGGGTGCACGGCGCCCGTGCCGTTGCCGCGGCGATCGCCGAGGCGCTCGCGGGGGCGGACGTCGACGCCGCGGTGAACGCCGCGCTCGAACAGCTGCCCGAGGGAACCGAGATCGCCCGCAACGCGGTCCACGCCGTGCGCCTGGCCCGGGAGTTCGCCGACGAGACGGCGGGTGCTTTCGCCCTGGTCCCCGTTCTGGAGCACCAGATCGTCGACCACGTCTACAGCTACGGGATCGCCGCGGCCGAGACCGTGCCCGTCGCCCTCGCCCTGGCGACCGCCGCCCGGGGCGATATCGCCCAGGCCGTGCCCGCGGCCGCCTGCCTGTCCCGGGTCGCCGACTCCGCGCCCGCCCTCGCCGGGGCGCTGACCGGGGCGCTGGGCGGGGCCGGCACGATCCCCGCGGGCTGGCGCGAGGCCTGCCGCACGCTGGCGGGGTGTGCGCTGCCCCGCCTCGCCGGCACCGATCTCATCGAACTCGCCGGGCTGCTGGCAGCCACGGAACCGGCCACCACGGGTGGACAATCCCGGCATGACACCCAAAACGCCCGCACCGTCCTCGGCAGGTACGACCACCACGACGCTCACCCTGGATGA
- a CDS encoding ADP-ribosylglycohydrolase family protein translates to MELMAGSPAEPPAGRGAGDPGSPGGTGDRARGALLGLAVGDALGAPAENMRPSEIRRRWGRIEGFVSDDPAGTDDTEYAIFSGLLLARHGSALTVSHVERAWHHWIADLDEGPFRGAGFSERGTLENLRRGLAAPISAQHRHAWSDGLAMRAAPFGVFAAGRPAEAARLVAVDGRVSHEGEGIYGGQAVAAGVAAAMVGAGLASVIAAALSVVPMDSWTARSLRRAVTAAQRPYPDRLARERAVRSAVVIGGYPWTDLAPEAVGLAFGAFTAARGDFRTAVLTAVNMGRDADTTAAVAGALAGALHGASAIPQEWASKIGPVRGSCLPSMRGYHVLDIAELLTPDDAEDGPGAPPGAVGGTPVRDRPAPASSWYEPAGSPPRDGTGAPLTEPAVTPAAPSVATVHGATR, encoded by the coding sequence ATGGAGCTGATGGCAGGCAGTCCGGCGGAGCCGCCGGCGGGCAGGGGTGCCGGGGATCCCGGTTCGCCCGGCGGTACGGGTGACCGGGCCCGGGGGGCGCTGCTGGGGCTCGCGGTGGGCGACGCTCTCGGTGCCCCGGCGGAGAACATGCGGCCGTCCGAGATCCGTCGCCGGTGGGGCCGGATCGAGGGTTTCGTCAGCGACGACCCGGCGGGGACGGACGACACCGAGTACGCGATCTTCTCGGGGCTGCTGCTGGCCAGGCACGGTTCGGCGCTGACGGTTTCGCACGTCGAGCGCGCCTGGCACCACTGGATCGCCGACCTCGACGAGGGTCCGTTCCGCGGTGCGGGGTTCAGTGAGCGCGGCACGCTGGAGAACCTGCGGCGCGGACTCGCCGCCCCGATCTCCGCCCAGCACCGGCATGCGTGGAGCGACGGCCTCGCGATGCGGGCGGCGCCGTTCGGCGTGTTCGCGGCGGGCCGGCCGGCGGAGGCGGCCCGGCTGGTGGCGGTGGACGGCCGGGTCAGTCATGAGGGGGAGGGCATCTACGGCGGCCAGGCGGTCGCGGCGGGGGTGGCCGCCGCGATGGTGGGGGCCGGGCTCGCCTCGGTGATCGCGGCCGCGCTCTCGGTCGTACCGATGGACTCCTGGACCGCCCGTTCGCTGCGGCGCGCGGTCACGGCCGCGCAGCGCCCCTACCCGGACCGGCTGGCGAGGGAACGCGCGGTGCGCTCCGCGGTGGTGATCGGCGGCTACCCGTGGACGGATCTGGCACCGGAGGCGGTCGGGCTGGCCTTCGGCGCGTTCACGGCGGCGCGGGGCGACTTCCGTACGGCGGTGCTGACGGCCGTGAACATGGGCCGGGACGCCGATACGACGGCGGCGGTGGCGGGTGCGCTGGCCGGCGCCCTGCACGGGGCGTCGGCGATCCCGCAGGAGTGGGCGTCGAAGATCGGCCCGGTGCGGGGCAGCTGCCTGCCGTCGATGCGCGGGTACCACGTCCTGGACATTGCGGAGCTGCTGACGCCGGACGACGCGGAGGACGGGCCGGGTGCGCCGCCCGGGGCGGTGGGCGGCACACCGGTCCGGGACCGGCCCGCCCCCGCCTCCTCCTGGTACGAGCCGGCCGGATCGCCTCCACGGGACGGGACCGGTGCCCCGCTGACCGAACCGGCAGTCACGCCCGCCGCCCCCTCCGTCGCCACCGTTCACGGAGCCACCCGATGA
- a CDS encoding VIT1/CCC1 transporter family protein: MSIIETDAVLHEAHRDNHTHRDVNGGWLRPAVFGAMDGLVSNLALMTGVAGGAVSQQTLVITGLAGLAAGAFSMAAGEYTSVASQRELVEAELDVERRELRKHPKDEMRELAGLYESRGVEPELAREVARQLSRDPEQALEIHAREELGIDPGDLPSPLVAAVSSFGAFALGALLPVLPFLLGATALWPAVLLALIGLFGCGAVVARVTARTWWFSGLRQLVLGGAAAAITYGLGTLFGVAVG, from the coding sequence GTGTCCATCATCGAGACCGACGCCGTACTGCACGAGGCGCACCGGGACAACCACACCCACCGCGATGTGAACGGTGGCTGGCTGCGGCCCGCGGTCTTCGGAGCCATGGACGGCCTCGTCTCCAACCTCGCCCTCATGACCGGCGTCGCCGGAGGGGCGGTATCCCAGCAGACCCTCGTCATCACGGGCCTGGCCGGTCTGGCCGCGGGCGCGTTCTCGATGGCGGCCGGCGAGTACACCTCCGTCGCCTCGCAGCGCGAGCTCGTCGAGGCGGAGCTCGACGTCGAGCGGCGGGAACTGCGTAAGCACCCCAAGGACGAGATGCGGGAGCTCGCCGGGCTGTACGAGTCCCGGGGCGTCGAGCCCGAGCTGGCCCGCGAGGTCGCCCGGCAGCTGTCCAGGGACCCCGAGCAGGCGCTGGAGATCCACGCCCGCGAGGAGCTCGGCATCGACCCCGGCGACCTGCCCTCGCCGCTCGTCGCAGCCGTCTCGTCCTTCGGCGCCTTCGCGCTGGGTGCCCTGCTGCCCGTGCTGCCCTTCCTGCTCGGCGCCACCGCGCTGTGGCCCGCCGTGCTCCTCGCCCTGATCGGCCTGTTCGGCTGCGGCGCGGTGGTGGCCCGGGTGACGGCGCGCACCTGGTGGTTCAGCGGACTGCGCCAGCTCGTGCTCGGCGGGGCCGCCGCAGCGATCACGTACGGTCTCGGCACCCTGTTCGGCGTGGCCGTCGGCTGA